From a single Sorghum bicolor cultivar BTx623 chromosome 5, Sorghum_bicolor_NCBIv3, whole genome shotgun sequence genomic region:
- the LOC110435525 gene encoding floral defensin-like protein 2: MSSFNKNLLTLALLIVASHRATADCETTTTGIKCRFNDVCVDMCLQRAGGYTGGYCSTAFLYCVCTRPCAAQSVTPAEKPQLAGNGDGGRTMGMAN, from the exons ATGTCGTCGTTCAACAAGAATCTACTGACCTTGGCATTGCTCATCGTCGCCTCGCATC GCGCGACAGCAGACtgcgagacgacgacgacgggaaTCAAGTGCAGATTCAACGACGTGTGCGTGGACATGTGCCTGCAGCGGGCCGGCGGCTACACCGGCGGCTACTGCTCCACGGCCTTCCTCTATTGCGTGTGCACCAGGCCGTGCGCTGCGCAATCGGTGACTCCGGCGGAGAAGCCGCAGCTGGCCGGCAACGGAGACGGCGGCAGGACGATGGGAATGGCCAACTGA